From Sphingobacterium bambusae:
GCAAAAAAGAGCGAAGATCTCCGCCGTGTATAACATTTTTGCATTTCCAGTGATGATCGTTTTACTCTACATTTTACCCAAGTTGACGGACTCCCTACACCCAGGAAGTGGTGGCAACGGCACTTTCGGTGATTTGGACATGAACAATCAGATGCGTCCCGTGTTTTACACATCTGTGATCGGCTGGATCTTGATTGGCGTTTGGGTGTTTACCCTGCGCTATCGCCTACGTTTATTAGAAAACAAGAAGAATCAAATCGATTAATTAAAAATTCACCCTACAGTCAATAATCCAACTGACTCATAACAATAAAATGATGAAAAATAGCATTGCAGCCATTCTCCTTTTCTTATCAAGCAGCAACCTGTTTGCACAAGGGGATATTGAAATGGCGACAGGACTTCGCAGCTCAGGCAAGATATATGTCGTGGTGTTGGTTTT
This genomic window contains:
- a CDS encoding CcmD family protein, translating into MMKNSIAAILLFLSSSNLFAQGDIEMATGLRSSGKIYVVVLVLLTIFAVLGISLFLLDRRIKKLEK